AATTTTCAGCCGAGATGCTGAAGTTGCTTTGGATTCGCGGCGGCGCAGACTAATCCCAATTGTGCGGTTGGTGTTGTAGTCGATCGTATAACGATTGCCTCCTCTTTTAACCCAGGAGTCGATCGCACTTTGTTTTTGACTCATGGCTTCGGAAATCGCCGCTTCAGCCAGGGAACGGTCAGTAAACGAAGATGCGGCAGAAATTCTCTTGTCCTTGGCGAGTCGCTGTGCTAGTTCTGCTTCTGTTTTACCAACGTGTCTTTCTAAAGTGTGCCCTCCTGCGGCTTCGTGAACGTCCAATCCGCCGCCCGGTATCCTAGGCACAAAAGCTACTGTGCTTTGTGGTATATTTGACGATTTGCCCGCAACAACAGCGTAAACACCCGGTATTGCGGAGTGGAATAAGATTGTTATTGAGGCGATCGCGCACAGGACGGCTAAAAATTTTTTTAGGCGATCGACTTGAGTTTTCATTGCTATTTCTTGTCTTCAGTATAGTTGTCTGCTATTTTTGTCTGTTTCCTACTTTAGCATTAGTTATTTAAGAATTGCGCGGTTTCCCCTATGCGACGCACAGTGCCAGGTCATATTTATTGATAAAAATCTACGAGTTTGACACTTTACAAAGCTTCACTTAATATTAAATTTAGTTAATAATTCTTTGAACAAATTCCCGAGAATTGATGATAGATTAATTGATAATCTTGAGAAATTTGAAAAAATGCAAGTAGTTATCCTGGCTGGCGGTCTTGGTACTCGTCTCAGAGAAGAAACAGAATTTCGCCCCAAACCTCTAGTTGATGTCGGCGGGCGTCCGATTCTTTGGCACATCATGAAAACCTATGCCCACTATGGCTTCTCAAACTTCATTGTGTGCTTGGGCTATCGCGGCAACATGATCAAAGAGTATTTCCTGAATTATGAAGCCATGAACAATGACTTTACTATCTGTCTGGGGCGCAAAAATAGCATTACCTATCACCAGGAACATCGCGAGCAAGATTTTCATGTAACTTTGGCTGAAACTGGCGCCGAAAGCTTGACGGGAGGGCGGGTAAAACGCATCGAAAAATATATCGATAACGATAATTTCATGGTCACTTACGGCGATGGAGTAGCTGATGTCAATATTCAGGAATTGATCGAGTTTCACAAGTCCCACGGTAAGCTGGCAACTGTTACTACTTTTCGCCCGATTTCTCGTTTTGGAATTTTGGATGTAGACAACGAGGGTCAAGTACGAGAATTTGCCGAAAAACCTCAAATAGACGGCTGGATTAGTGTTGGATATATCATATTCAACCGCAAGATATTTGAGTATTTGGATGGAGATGACTGTGTTTTAGAACAGGAGCCGATGCAGCGTTTGGCAGCAGACGGACAGTTGATGGCTTACCGTCATGATGGCTTCTTTTTTGCGATGGATACTTATCGGGAATATAAGTATTTAAACGAACTTTGGGATGAAGGAAAGGCTCCTTGGAAAGTCTGGGAATAAGTTGGTTTTGGGGCGGGTTTTTCTGCCCGCATTCCCAAAGACAAGACGGCGGTTGAAACCGCGTCTACAAAAACGAAGTCTGCCTCCGCAGACTGAATAAAATAAAGTAATTTTAATCGTCTTGTCTTCAACCCACGGAGGTGCGTGAGTGTTTGTATAGACGCGGTTTCAACCGCCCAGTATTCTATAAAATCATCATAAAAAATGAGTTTTCAAGATGTTTTGGAGAGCACAGAAACTTATCTAAAAGAGTGCGTCGCACCCCGCGCGGAAATTATTGATAGCGACTCGGAAGCGCTGAAAATAGCACTTACAGGATTGGAAAATCGATCGCTCTTAGCGCTGCGAGTTCCCCAAAACTGGGGCGGCGCCGACATTCCACCGCAGTTTTATCACGAATATCAGGAATTGACGGCGCGATATTCCGGCGCTTTGTGTTTCCTGCAAACTCAGCACCACAGCGCAACAGCGATGCTGGCTAGCAGCGACAATGAAATGCTAAAAACCAGATACCTGCGCGCGATCGCCCAAAAAGAGTTACGCTTGGGTGTTGGGTTTTCGCATTTAAGGCGATCGGGCAATCCGGCTGTCACCGCAACTCCGGCAAAAGATGGCTATTTACTGTCGGGTAATGTTCCTTGGATCACAGGTTTTGGCTTGTTTGAAAAGTTTGTTGTCGCTGCTGTACTTCCCGACAATCGCGCTGTTTTTGGTTTGTTACCTTTGAGCAATATTCAACAAGAATACGGTGACAATAAATCAGTTATGAATGTGGTTCAGGCTAGAATAGAGGACGGGCAAGATGCCCATCCCACAACTGATTTAGAGTTGCTATCCGGCAAAATAGCTGTTAGCGAAGTTATGCAATTAATCGCAATGAACTCGACTAATACTGTGACAGCAACTCTCGATAATTGGTTGTTGCAGGAATCGGAAATAATTTCGATTAAACCTGTTGGATGGATAGCTGAAAATGATAGCAAAAATATCTTAAACTTTGTGCCGGCTACTTTTGGTTGTATTCGAGCGGGATTGGATGCAATCGCAGCAACGGTGGCTGCTAAAAACTCGCCTGTGATTGCGGCGGCTTGCCAAAAATTAGAACAAAAGCTCGATCGGCTAAAACAGCACTTCCTACAATCTCAACATAGCTCAAAAGCCGAACAATTAGCCCTCAGAGCCGAAGCTATTGATTTAGCAGTGCGCTGCGGGCACGCTGCTGTTGTAGTTTCCAGCGGTGCGGCTAACGGTACCCTGCACCCGGCCGGCAGAGTTTATCGAGAGGCTTTGGTGTATAGTGTTTCCGGGCAAACAAAGGACGTGATGCTCTCTACGCTCGATCGGATTACCAATGAATCGATTTTAGATTTTAGATTTTAGATTTTAGATTGCTCGGATTGTAGATTGTAGGGTGCGTCAGCTCGAATAATTTTCGAGTCGAGCGCTAGACTAATGGCTGACGCACCGTATCATTATTAAAACAACGCGACTATTGTAGGGTGCGTCAGCTCGAATAATTTTCGATACGAGCGCTAGACTAATGGCTGACGCACCCTACCATTAAAACAACGCGACTATTGTAGGGTGCGTCAGCTCGAATAATTTTCGATACGAGCGCTAGACTAATGGCTGACGCACCGTATCATTATTAAAACAACGCGACTATTGTAGGGTGCGTCAGCTCGAATAATTTTCGATACGAGCGCTAGACTAATGGCTGACGCACCGTATCATTATTAAAACAACGCGACTATTGTAGGGTGCCTCAGCTCGAATAATTTTCGATACGAGCGCTAGACTAATGGCTGACGCACCGTATCATTATTAAAACAACGCGACTATTGTAGGGTGCCTCAGCTCGAATAATTTTCGAGTCGAGCGCTAGACTAATGGCTGACGCACCGTATCATTATTAAAACAACGCGACTATTGTAGGGTGCGTCAGCTCGAATAATTTTCGAGTCGAGCGATCGACTAATCGCTGACGCACCGTATCATTAAAATAACATGAATTTTTGTGTCGATGACCAACAACTTCAAATCAAACAATTTAAAAACGATCGCCTACCGCGACATTATAGACTTAAGCCATGCAATTCATCCAAACATTCCCATCTGGCCCGGAGATCCAGCCCCAGAATTTGAAACCGTATCTCAAATAGAAAAAAACGGCTATTTCCTGCGAAAATTCTCAATGGGAGAACACAGCGGCACTCACATCAACGCACCCAACAGCTTCGATCCCGCAGGGGCGAGTGTTGACTCTCGTGCGCCACAGTCGCTAGTTTCGCCCGCAATTGCGATCGACATTCGATCGCAATCTCTTGCCAATCCCGACTACAGTTTAACTATAGATGATATATTAAATTGGGAACAGCAGCACCAACTTATAGAACCCGGAAATCTCGTTTTATTGTATACTGGCTGGCAAGCAAAATGGGATGACCCACAAGCATTCTTCAATCCCGACGAACGCGGGATTTGCCACTTTCCCGGATTTGGCAGAGCAGCAACTCAATTTTTGCTAGAAGAGCGCTCGATTGGCGGAATTGGAACCGACACCCACGGAGTCGATCCGGGACAAGATGAAAGTTTTGCCGTTAACAAACTAATATTGCAACAGCAGCGAATTGTGCTGGAAAATCTGGCAAATCTGCATTTGTTACCTGCGGCTGACTTCACTTTGGCGATCGGCATATTGCGCCTTTTGGGAGGTTCCGGCTCACCCGTGTCTGTGTTAGCTTTTGTAACTTAAGCGGCGGCACATTTAAATTGGATTTTGGGGCGAACCCTGAGCATCACCCAAATCATAATTTGATTATTTCTTAACAGATAATGTCAGTGCCGATCGAGCTTATTACGGTAAAATTCGATTGAGAGAAGTCGAGTAAAATAATCATAATAATGACACAACTGCCCAAGGATATCAACGATGCGATCGCCCAATCTCGCATTGCAACCGCCGCCGCCCTCTCGGATGGCAAAAATCTGCTGCAAGTCGAATTAGTATTTCCCGAAATCGCACTGCAAGCACAGTCGATTACCCAACAGTTTATCCCAGAATTAGAGGCAAACTTTTCGGGAATTAAAGTCTTTTTTCCAGATACCGGTGCGGCCGCCCTCGCCCGCCGCGACTGGGGAGAAACACCGTTTAAAGTGACTGATTTGGGCAGCAGCCGCACTCCTGTTGAAGATAAAATAGCACCGGAAGATAACCTGTTTTTGCTGATCAATCCCGCAGCCGTAGAAGTGGCGCAAGTTGAAAAACTTTACATAGCTGCGGCAGGCCGCCCTGTGATCCTGCTCAACCCGCGCCTCGAAGATGTTGCTACCATAGGTATAGGTTATGCAGGTCGTCAATTGCGCGATCGATTCCTGAGCAAAATCGAATCCTGCTACTACATCAGACCCCTAGACAGTGCTGCTTTATTCCGCTGCTACCCGCAACCGTGGCAAGTCTGGCTGGAAACAAACGACGAATACGAATTGATTTCGGAAACTGCCCAAAAACCCGTCGGAGACGATTTAGAGCGGATTTTAGCTAAAGCTATGGGAAGCGCAGATCCAGACTCCACCGCACCTACAAAACCGCTAAAAAAGAAAGGTTTTTTGGCAGAGCTCCAGACATTCTTGAAAGCTTTGACTCAGTGACAGCAGTTAAGGCGCGATCGTACTTTAGGGTGCATCAGTAACAGCAGTTGCAGAATCTCGCTTAACAGCTTGCCTGTGTTGCTATCTGTAGCTAGGCAAATAGATATTGGCGAGCTTTACTGAATCTTTATCTAAAGCAGTATAATGGGTGACACCCCTCCTCTGCAAAAGAAGGGAGAGAATAGCAGGAAAATCATATGCTCTCAGCTAGTAATTAAAGTTTTGAGCCAGGGAAGCGGATAAATACAGTGGATCACCGGCGCATTGTTATCGGGGACGTACACGGACATTACGACGGGTTAATGCTTTTGCTAGAGGCACTAGCCCCGAGCTCGGACGATCGCGTCTATTTTTTGGGAGATTTAATCGATCGCGGGCCCAAAAGCGCCCAGGTATTAGATTTTGTGCAGCAAAGCCCCTACCAAACTTTGCTGGGAAACCACGAACAACTGATGTTAGAAGCTTTGTCGGGGCCGCAGGTGGATATGCGGGCGTGGCAATCTTGGCTGTACAGCGGTGGGGATGCGACTGTCGCCAGCTACAGGGATACAGGGATGATGCCGTACAAACACTTAGATTGGCTGCGATCGCTCCCTACGTACTTAGACTTAGGGGATATCTGGCTGGTGCACGCGGGCGTCCATCCCACAATGCCAATTAACGAACAGTCGATCGAACAATTGTGCTGGATTCGCAAGGAATTTCACACAATACCAAAACCGTATTTTCCCAATAAATTAATTATCACCGGCCACACGATCACCTTTACCTTTGAGGGCGTGAGGCCTGGTGAATTAGTCAGGGGCCAAGGGTGGTTGGATATTGACACGGGCGCTTATCATCCAAAAAGCGGCTGGCTGACTGGATTTGACCTCAGTTATCGCAGAGTTTATCAAGTAAATGTGTTTAACAATCAAGTGCGAATTTTGCCGTTTGATGAAGTTGTCAGACAAGTGAAGCCGCAAATTCCTCCTCCGAAACCTCAGATCGGCTCTGTTGTTCAACAGGAAGCTTCTATGTAGCAGTTTTAAATCGATGAAATACTGCAAGGAAACGGCATTGCCGCGTCCTAGGCGGGGTATGCTTCATATCGATCGACTGCTTTACGGGTTGGGGATGCGTCAGCTTGAGTTCGCCCTTGAATGCAACTCAACCACCGCTAACGCACCCTATCAACCTGATTTATTTTTAAATGAACCGCGAAGACGCTTTCATGCGCGAAGTAAGAAAAGAGAAGAGAATAGCGGCTA
The window above is part of the Microcoleus sp. bin38.metabat.b11b12b14.051 genome. Proteins encoded here:
- a CDS encoding RNase A-like domain-containing protein, which codes for MKTQVDRLKKFLAVLCAIASITILFHSAIPGVYAVVAGKSSNIPQSTVAFVPRIPGGGLDVHEAAGGHTLERHVGKTEAELAQRLAKDKRISAASSFTDRSLAEAAISEAMSQKQSAIDSWVKRGGNRYTIDYNTNRTIGISLRRRESKATSASRLKIILQRSPKLPPGYFILTAYPQ
- the rfbF gene encoding glucose-1-phosphate cytidylyltransferase, encoding MQVVILAGGLGTRLREETEFRPKPLVDVGGRPILWHIMKTYAHYGFSNFIVCLGYRGNMIKEYFLNYEAMNNDFTICLGRKNSITYHQEHREQDFHVTLAETGAESLTGGRVKRIEKYIDNDNFMVTYGDGVADVNIQELIEFHKSHGKLATVTTFRPISRFGILDVDNEGQVREFAEKPQIDGWISVGYIIFNRKIFEYLDGDDCVLEQEPMQRLAADGQLMAYRHDGFFFAMDTYREYKYLNELWDEGKAPWKVWE
- a CDS encoding acyl-CoA dehydrogenase family protein translates to MSFQDVLESTETYLKECVAPRAEIIDSDSEALKIALTGLENRSLLALRVPQNWGGADIPPQFYHEYQELTARYSGALCFLQTQHHSATAMLASSDNEMLKTRYLRAIAQKELRLGVGFSHLRRSGNPAVTATPAKDGYLLSGNVPWITGFGLFEKFVVAAVLPDNRAVFGLLPLSNIQQEYGDNKSVMNVVQARIEDGQDAHPTTDLELLSGKIAVSEVMQLIAMNSTNTVTATLDNWLLQESEIISIKPVGWIAENDSKNILNFVPATFGCIRAGLDAIAATVAAKNSPVIAAACQKLEQKLDRLKQHFLQSQHSSKAEQLALRAEAIDLAVRCGHAAVVVSSGAANGTLHPAGRVYREALVYSVSGQTKDVMLSTLDRITNESILDFRF
- a CDS encoding cyclase family protein, with amino-acid sequence MTNNFKSNNLKTIAYRDIIDLSHAIHPNIPIWPGDPAPEFETVSQIEKNGYFLRKFSMGEHSGTHINAPNSFDPAGASVDSRAPQSLVSPAIAIDIRSQSLANPDYSLTIDDILNWEQQHQLIEPGNLVLLYTGWQAKWDDPQAFFNPDERGICHFPGFGRAATQFLLEERSIGGIGTDTHGVDPGQDESFAVNKLILQQQRIVLENLANLHLLPAADFTLAIGILRLLGGSGSPVSVLAFVT
- a CDS encoding DUF1995 family protein produces the protein MTQLPKDINDAIAQSRIATAAALSDGKNLLQVELVFPEIALQAQSITQQFIPELEANFSGIKVFFPDTGAAALARRDWGETPFKVTDLGSSRTPVEDKIAPEDNLFLLINPAAVEVAQVEKLYIAAAGRPVILLNPRLEDVATIGIGYAGRQLRDRFLSKIESCYYIRPLDSAALFRCYPQPWQVWLETNDEYELISETAQKPVGDDLERILAKAMGSADPDSTAPTKPLKKKGFLAELQTFLKALTQ
- a CDS encoding metallophosphoesterase family protein; the encoded protein is MDHRRIVIGDVHGHYDGLMLLLEALAPSSDDRVYFLGDLIDRGPKSAQVLDFVQQSPYQTLLGNHEQLMLEALSGPQVDMRAWQSWLYSGGDATVASYRDTGMMPYKHLDWLRSLPTYLDLGDIWLVHAGVHPTMPINEQSIEQLCWIRKEFHTIPKPYFPNKLIITGHTITFTFEGVRPGELVRGQGWLDIDTGAYHPKSGWLTGFDLSYRRVYQVNVFNNQVRILPFDEVVRQVKPQIPPPKPQIGSVVQQEASM